In a single window of the Prevotella melaninogenica genome:
- a CDS encoding GtrA family protein yields MLKNEIKNKEKLGEIVRFIIVGSSAAAIQYGTYLLLICWLQPLIANTIAYLVSFTFNYIASTRYTFRVKSTTKRGAGFIFSHIINYLLQSACLQFFLWLGFSKQIALIPMFAICVPINFLLVRFFLHKK; encoded by the coding sequence ATGCTGAAGAATGAGATAAAGAACAAGGAAAAGCTCGGTGAAATCGTACGTTTTATCATCGTTGGATCATCAGCTGCAGCCATACAATACGGTACATATCTGCTGTTAATATGCTGGCTACAGCCACTCATTGCAAATACTATAGCCTACCTTGTTAGCTTTACATTCAACTATATTGCATCTACACGTTACACCTTTCGCGTAAAGTCCACGACAAAACGAGGCGCAGGCTTTATCTTTTCGCATATCATCAATTATCTTTTACAGAGTGCCTGCCTACAATTCTTCCTCTGGTTAGGGTTCAGCAAGCAGATAGCATTGATTCCTATGTTTGCTATCTGTGTACCAATCAACTTCCTTTTAGTGCGCTTTTTCTTACATAAAAAGTAA
- a CDS encoding HAD family hydrolase: protein MRKIYAFDFDGTLTTKDTLLEFIHFAKGSGQMFRGFLLFSPLLILMKLHLFPNWKVKQKIFSYFFKGMKIDDFNALCTRFAKQNRHLLRPAGIEKVRQTIDKEHTTVLIISASIDNWVRPFFDEIDKKTQVLGTQIEIKEGRLTGQFTTKNCYGEEKVNRLTALYPHREAYYLIAFGDSRGDKELLAFADKGFYKPFRNKK, encoded by the coding sequence ATGAGAAAGATATATGCTTTCGACTTCGATGGCACATTGACTACTAAGGACACTCTCCTTGAATTTATCCACTTTGCAAAAGGAAGCGGACAAATGTTCCGTGGTTTTCTACTCTTTTCGCCCCTTCTCATACTGATGAAACTTCATCTTTTCCCTAACTGGAAGGTAAAGCAGAAGATATTTTCTTACTTCTTCAAAGGGATGAAGATTGACGATTTCAACGCACTTTGCACACGCTTTGCTAAACAAAACAGACATCTACTTCGCCCTGCTGGAATAGAGAAAGTAAGACAGACTATTGACAAGGAACATACTACTGTACTCATCATCAGTGCAAGTATCGACAACTGGGTACGACCTTTTTTCGATGAAATCGACAAAAAGACACAGGTGTTAGGAACTCAGATTGAAATAAAAGAAGGTCGCCTAACAGGACAATTTACCACCAAAAACTGCTATGGAGAGGAAAAGGTCAACCGCCTTACGGCACTTTATCCACATCGTGAAGCCTACTACTTAATTGCCTTCGGAGATAGTAGAGGCGATAAAGAATTACTTGCCTTCGCAGACAAAGGCTTTTACAAACCTTTCAGAAACAAGAAATAG
- a CDS encoding decaprenyl-phosphate phosphoribosyltransferase, giving the protein MKYLIQLIRPHQWIKNLIVLLPVFFGGALLQWDAVYSALITAMAFSLTASSIYCLNDIVDINDDRQHPIKCHRPMASGAVSIVQGYILMGLMFILSMSSTFLLPAHQVETASVILFYWLLNIAYCLRLKRYAIIDVCIVAFGFVLRILAGGHATNIQLSKWIVLMTFLLMLFLSFAKRRDDVVRMNETGHAPRQNTIRYNLTFINQAITITASVTLVCYIMYTMSPETIQNFHTDHLYLTSVFVLLGLLRYVQISVVDKKSGDPTKVMLHDRFMQLIVLAFGLAFLFIIYVLKNIQ; this is encoded by the coding sequence ATGAAATACCTCATACAACTTATACGTCCACATCAGTGGATAAAGAATCTCATTGTTCTTCTCCCTGTCTTCTTTGGAGGAGCATTACTACAATGGGATGCGGTCTATTCGGCTCTGATAACAGCAATGGCATTTAGCCTAACTGCCTCATCTATCTACTGCCTAAATGACATTGTAGACATCAATGACGACCGCCAGCATCCTATAAAATGTCACCGTCCGATGGCATCGGGTGCTGTCAGTATTGTACAAGGCTATATCTTGATGGGATTGATGTTCATTCTCTCGATGAGTTCGACCTTTTTATTACCAGCCCACCAAGTAGAAACAGCCAGCGTGATACTCTTTTATTGGCTTCTAAACATTGCTTATTGCCTCCGCCTAAAACGATATGCAATCATTGACGTATGTATCGTTGCCTTCGGTTTTGTACTTCGTATTCTTGCTGGAGGACATGCCACAAACATACAGTTGAGTAAGTGGATTGTGCTAATGACCTTCCTTTTAATGCTCTTCTTATCATTTGCAAAACGACGTGACGATGTTGTAAGAATGAACGAAACAGGACATGCACCTCGCCAGAATACTATTCGTTATAATCTCACCTTCATCAATCAAGCCATTACGATAACAGCGAGTGTTACCCTTGTGTGCTATATTATGTACACCATGAGTCCTGAAACCATTCAGAATTTCCACACAGATCACCTTTATTTGACCAGTGTATTCGTTCTCTTAGGACTGCTCCGCTATGTCCAGATTTCTGTGGTTGACAAGAAGAGTGGTGACCCTACAAAGGTGATGCTACACGACCGTTTTATGCAACTCATCGTTTTAGCCTTCGGTTTGGCATTCCTCTTCATTATCTACGTACTTAAGAATATCCAATAG
- a CDS encoding acyltransferase family protein, with the protein MKIKDIELANISRYRGELMGVAILFVILFHVGLPREDAFFGLKRMGNIGVDFFLFLSGMGLWFAWTKNPSLRQFYLRRFLRIYPTWFLIACLYYIPDYLKLELTGHHGQSTNIIDLIGDITINWDFWLHDELTFWYIPAIMFFYLVSPFYMRLIIKHPTYRWLPIVMIMWCIIVQYVTPIHETVGHLEIFWSRIPIFFLGINIAAAVKRKETIGASSIWMLGVIFLITLASCIFLEQVKHGQFPLFLERMLYIPLTITAIILLTYVFSYMPKYINKTLTLFGTLSLELYLIHAHFVLDYLERNNWAYWPTFFAATAITLPLAWLLHTAIEQIITPIEKRIK; encoded by the coding sequence ATGAAAATAAAAGACATCGAATTAGCCAACATAAGCCGTTATCGCGGTGAATTGATGGGAGTAGCCATACTCTTCGTCATCCTCTTCCATGTGGGTTTACCACGCGAGGATGCCTTCTTTGGATTGAAGAGGATGGGTAACATCGGTGTAGACTTCTTCCTTTTCTTGAGCGGTATGGGCTTATGGTTTGCTTGGACAAAGAACCCTTCGCTACGACAATTCTATCTCCGCCGCTTCCTGCGTATCTATCCAACATGGTTCCTTATAGCCTGTTTGTATTATATCCCAGACTATCTCAAGCTTGAACTCACAGGACATCACGGACAAAGTACAAATATCATCGATCTCATCGGGGATATAACAATCAACTGGGACTTCTGGCTACATGATGAACTTACCTTTTGGTATATCCCTGCAATCATGTTCTTTTATCTTGTCAGTCCGTTTTATATGCGCCTCATCATCAAGCATCCCACGTATCGATGGCTACCCATAGTGATGATCATGTGGTGTATTATCGTGCAATATGTTACCCCTATCCACGAAACAGTAGGTCACTTGGAAATATTCTGGAGCCGAATCCCCATATTCTTCCTTGGAATAAATATCGCAGCAGCAGTGAAACGAAAGGAAACTATAGGTGCCTCATCTATATGGATGTTAGGAGTAATCTTCCTCATAACACTTGCTTCGTGTATCTTCCTTGAACAAGTAAAACACGGACAGTTCCCACTTTTCCTTGAACGTATGCTCTATATCCCGCTTACAATTACAGCAATAATCCTTTTGACCTATGTCTTTAGCTATATGCCAAAGTATATCAACAAGACGCTTACACTGTTCGGCACTTTAAGTTTAGAGCTTTATCTGATTCATGCCCACTTCGTATTGGATTATCTTGAGCGCAACAATTGGGCTTACTGGCCTACCTTCTTTGCCGCTACAGCCATCACCTTGCCACTTGCATGGCTTTTGCATACAGCAATCGAACAAATAATAACCCCTATAGAGAAAAGGATAAAATGA
- a CDS encoding acyltransferase family protein, with protein MFNKIFSSEDSKLSSFSSTGNDVEKLTRTECNALRGLAIIGIFLHNYCHWLRPVVKENEYQYIQRNVDNLYQVLQGSWDELFFFHILSFFGHYGVPIFLFLSAYGLTMKYEQKLPTGRTNNQEAQPTLPLFGFIKYHWLKLFRMMIVGFVAFTMVDNITKGPHLYKVMDIIGQMGLFNNLLPHPDDVIWPGPYWFFGLMLQLYIVYRLLLYRRHWLWNVGLIVLCLAVQLACDPESDALNRWRYNFIGGMLPFGAGLLYARYVRPWSTATNFVAFILSMIAILLMSFSYLTWYFVPLAICIASITFVKLISRLEVAIGCKSLSFMNILSWVGSISAALFVCHPITRKIFIPISKAGDYWTGLLLYTIVSLCLAWLFKELMKKIPNPKLK; from the coding sequence ATGTTTAATAAGATATTTAGCTCTGAAGATAGCAAACTTTCGTCCTTTTCATCGACAGGGAACGACGTCGAGAAACTCACTCGGACGGAATGTAATGCATTGAGAGGACTTGCCATCATAGGTATTTTCCTACACAACTACTGCCATTGGTTGCGACCAGTGGTAAAGGAGAACGAATATCAGTATATCCAACGCAATGTAGATAACCTTTATCAAGTGTTACAAGGTTCATGGGATGAACTTTTCTTCTTCCATATCCTTTCGTTCTTCGGGCATTATGGCGTACCTATCTTCCTCTTCCTTTCAGCTTACGGCTTGACAATGAAGTACGAACAAAAACTGCCAACGGGTCGTACAAACAATCAAGAGGCACAACCCACACTTCCGCTTTTCGGTTTCATCAAATATCATTGGCTGAAACTTTTCCGCATGATGATTGTCGGCTTCGTTGCATTCACAATGGTAGATAATATCACAAAAGGTCCACACCTATACAAGGTAATGGATATTATTGGTCAAATGGGGCTTTTCAACAACCTACTTCCCCACCCTGACGACGTTATTTGGCCGGGACCTTATTGGTTCTTTGGCCTCATGTTGCAGCTATACATTGTCTATCGCCTACTACTCTACCGCCGACATTGGTTGTGGAATGTAGGTTTAATAGTTCTCTGCCTTGCTGTTCAATTAGCTTGCGACCCAGAGAGTGACGCTTTGAACCGCTGGAGATATAACTTTATCGGTGGAATGCTACCTTTTGGGGCAGGTTTACTTTATGCGAGATATGTACGCCCTTGGAGTACAGCTACCAACTTTGTAGCCTTCATTCTCTCCATGATTGCAATTCTGCTGATGAGTTTCAGCTATCTAACTTGGTACTTTGTGCCCCTCGCTATTTGCATCGCTTCCATTACATTTGTGAAGTTGATAAGTCGTTTAGAAGTAGCTATCGGCTGCAAAAGCCTATCCTTCATGAATATTCTTTCATGGGTTGGTAGCATTTCAGCAGCCCTTTTTGTTTGTCATCCTATCACAAGAAAGATATTTATACCTATCTCAAAAGCAGGTGACTATTGGACAGGACTCCTACTTTATACCATTGTATCTCTCTGTTTAGCATGGCTATTCAAGGAGTTGATGAAGAAGATTCCAAATCCAAAGTTAAAATAA
- a CDS encoding sulfatase-like hydrolase/transferase, producing the protein MKFIKHAVSLLNKAYQPIKDNASFFFFMYLIGILVSYAELPTNNPNATVYSNLWLELFLDLYVICIILTLIPLKVRRWIRAFLYIIAYCTSLTDLFCWVKFQSTLNPSMLLLVGETDEREASEFFSSYFTSDLILSSIGLLLLVMLIHILTAFWKRIKLPPAISYKITVAKQIIDHSHHILGGICLVFLGWAVESSAHNKKEMVQMFSLDTIGSVEHELTTADCAQFYLPVYRLAFSVFSNQLASQQIDRLIEAKDKMSVDSCSFKSPNIVLIIGESYGKLHSQQYGYFMPTTPRQIKREKSGLLVPFNDVVAPWNLTSFVFKNVFSLHVVGQEGDWCDYPLFPSLFRKAGYHVTFITNQFLPKAKQAVYDFSGGFFLNHPELSEAMFDSRNQQLYRFDRGLLDDYDKNQQQHNIDHNLIIFHLLGQHVKYNQRFPSDRRHFKAEDYTKKRADLNGKQRKVLADYDNAILYNDSIVDAIISRFEDKEAIIIYMPDHGEECYEGNRGFICRNHSAAIDYDLARYEFEIPFWIFCTYKYAAKHPDIFKEIIGAKNRRFMTDALPHMLLYLGGIHTKDYHAEYNILSPQYNENRPRILKNTTDYDKLSPPSDQESLFKKK; encoded by the coding sequence ATGAAATTTATTAAACATGCAGTCAGCTTACTGAATAAGGCTTATCAGCCAATTAAGGACAACGCCTCATTCTTTTTCTTCATGTACCTTATCGGTATATTAGTATCATACGCGGAGTTGCCTACCAACAACCCCAACGCTACCGTATACAGCAATCTATGGTTAGAGTTGTTTCTCGACCTATACGTTATATGCATCATTCTCACACTAATTCCTCTAAAGGTTCGCCGATGGATTCGTGCTTTTTTGTATATCATCGCATACTGCACAAGCCTTACCGACCTATTCTGTTGGGTTAAATTCCAATCAACGTTAAATCCATCAATGCTCCTGCTTGTCGGAGAGACCGATGAACGTGAGGCAAGCGAGTTTTTCAGTAGCTATTTTACGTCCGACCTTATCCTTTCAAGCATAGGACTACTACTACTCGTTATGTTGATCCATATTCTAACAGCATTTTGGAAGAGGATAAAACTCCCACCAGCAATCAGCTACAAAATCACAGTGGCGAAACAAATCATTGACCATAGCCACCACATCCTTGGCGGTATTTGCCTCGTATTTCTTGGTTGGGCGGTTGAATCATCTGCCCACAATAAGAAAGAAATGGTGCAAATGTTCTCTTTAGACACTATCGGTTCTGTAGAACATGAACTGACAACCGCAGATTGTGCACAGTTCTATCTACCCGTTTATCGACTTGCATTTAGTGTCTTTTCCAATCAGTTAGCATCGCAACAAATCGACCGTCTTATCGAAGCAAAAGACAAGATGAGTGTAGATAGTTGTTCGTTCAAATCGCCAAATATTGTCCTTATCATCGGTGAAAGCTACGGAAAGCTCCATTCACAACAGTATGGTTACTTCATGCCAACAACCCCTCGGCAGATTAAACGTGAGAAGTCGGGATTGCTTGTACCCTTCAATGATGTCGTAGCACCATGGAACCTGACCAGCTTCGTGTTTAAGAATGTCTTTTCTCTACACGTTGTTGGACAGGAAGGTGACTGGTGTGATTATCCACTCTTTCCTTCACTTTTCCGCAAGGCAGGCTATCATGTAACCTTTATCACCAATCAGTTCTTGCCAAAGGCTAAGCAGGCTGTATATGATTTCAGTGGTGGATTCTTCCTTAATCATCCGGAACTTTCCGAAGCAATGTTCGATTCTCGCAATCAACAATTATACCGATTTGATCGCGGTTTGCTCGATGATTACGATAAAAATCAACAGCAACACAATATCGATCACAACCTCATTATCTTCCACCTTCTCGGTCAACATGTCAAATACAATCAGCGTTTCCCAAGCGATCGTCGCCACTTTAAGGCAGAAGACTACACAAAGAAGCGTGCCGATCTTAATGGAAAACAGCGAAAGGTATTGGCTGACTACGACAATGCTATCCTATATAATGACTCTATTGTCGATGCAATTATCAGTCGTTTTGAGGACAAGGAGGCTATCATTATCTATATGCCTGATCATGGAGAAGAATGCTATGAGGGTAATCGTGGGTTCATCTGTCGTAACCACTCTGCAGCTATCGACTACGACTTGGCACGTTATGAGTTTGAAATACCTTTCTGGATATTCTGCACTTACAAGTATGCTGCCAAGCATCCAGACATTTTCAAAGAAATCATCGGAGCTAAGAACCGTCGTTTTATGACGGATGCACTACCACACATGCTACTTTATTTAGGTGGTATTCATACAAAAGACTATCATGCTGAGTATAATATTCTTAGTCCACAATACAACGAAAATAGACCGAGAATACTAAAGAATACAACCGATTACGATAAACTATCCCCACCTTCTGACCAAGAGTCGCTCTTCAAAAAGAAGTAG
- the nadD gene encoding nicotinate (nicotinamide) nucleotide adenylyltransferase yields MKPSSHFTPISTPLPSEGLGEATPLSGEASIGIFGGSFNPIHNGHIALAKAFLEEENLDEVWFMVSPQNPFKVNQQLLADHLRLELVRKATADNPHFKASDYEFQLPKPSYTWNTLQHLCKDFPTYRFTLLVGGDNWEAFDQWYHADDILANYNIVVYPRRGQEVDITSLPTNVSLLQTPLIDISSTDIRHRVEHGEDISGLVPKVIEKDVLELY; encoded by the coding sequence ATGAAACCATCATCTCACTTCACTCCTATTAGCACTCCCCTCCCTTCGGAGGGGTTGGGGGAGGCTACCCCTTTATCGGGGGAGGCTTCCATCGGCATTTTTGGTGGTTCATTCAATCCCATCCACAACGGACATATAGCCCTTGCCAAAGCCTTTCTTGAAGAAGAAAACTTAGATGAGGTATGGTTTATGGTTTCCCCTCAAAATCCATTCAAGGTTAACCAGCAGCTTTTAGCTGACCATCTCCGCTTGGAATTAGTACGTAAGGCGACTGCTGATAACCCACACTTTAAGGCTTCGGACTATGAATTCCAACTTCCGAAACCTTCCTATACATGGAACACCTTACAGCATCTCTGTAAAGATTTCCCTACTTATCGCTTCACACTTCTCGTTGGTGGCGACAACTGGGAAGCCTTTGACCAATGGTATCATGCTGATGATATTCTTGCTAATTACAACATCGTTGTTTACCCTCGACGCGGACAAGAGGTTGATATAACCTCCTTGCCTACAAACGTTAGTCTACTTCAGACACCACTCATCGACATCAGTAGCACCGACATCCGTCATCGAGTTGAACACGGAGAGGACATCAGCGGCTTAGTCCCCAAAGTGATTGAAAAGGATGTATTGGAACTTTATTAG
- the gmk gene encoding guanylate kinase, translating into MVTTKNTTSNIQDSACGRLLILSAPSGAGKSTIVQWLMKEHPELKLAFSISCTTRAPRGTEQNGVEYIFLSPEQFKEKIANGEFLEYEEVYEDRFYGTLKSQVESQSAAGQNVVFDVDVKGGCNIKKFYGDRALSLFIQPPSVEELRRRLVGRQTDSAEAIESRLAKASYELTFSEKFDKIIVNDDLEKAKQETYEVVKAFLEG; encoded by the coding sequence ATGGTAACAACAAAAAACACAACATCAAATATTCAAGATTCTGCCTGCGGCAGATTACTCATCCTCTCCGCACCTTCTGGCGCTGGTAAGAGTACCATCGTTCAGTGGTTAATGAAGGAACATCCTGAATTGAAGTTAGCTTTCTCTATCAGTTGTACAACCCGCGCACCACGTGGTACGGAGCAGAATGGCGTGGAATATATCTTCCTTTCACCGGAACAGTTCAAAGAGAAGATAGCTAATGGCGAGTTTCTCGAGTATGAAGAGGTTTATGAGGACCGCTTTTATGGTACATTGAAGTCACAGGTGGAGAGCCAGTCAGCTGCTGGTCAGAATGTTGTTTTCGATGTTGACGTAAAGGGTGGATGTAATATTAAAAAGTTCTATGGCGATCGTGCCTTGAGTCTTTTCATTCAGCCTCCATCTGTTGAAGAACTCCGTCGTCGCCTTGTTGGCAGACAGACAGATAGTGCTGAAGCTATCGAAAGCCGACTTGCTAAGGCTTCTTACGAACTTACCTTTTCTGAGAAGTTCGACAAGATTATCGTTAATGATGACCTTGAGAAAGCAAAGCAAGAAACTTATGAGGTTGTTAAGGCGTTTTTAGAGGGATAA